The stretch of DNA AATTTAATAAGGATTTCATTTTCTTATATCAGCGAGTTATGATTTGAGAGGATGAAATCTTTTTTTATTTTAAAGCCAGGAGAATTAAATGAATTCGCAGATAATTGAATTGGTTGAGCGTTTTGATAGGAATATCGAATCTTACAAATCCGGTCAATACAACGAGACTCAAGTTAGAAGGGAATTCATTGATCCATTCTTCGAAGCTCTCGGCTGGGATGTTTCGAATAAAGCCGGCTATGCCGAAGCTTATAAAGATGTTGTTCATGAATATTCACAGAAAACTGCAGACACTACAGAAGCTCCCGACTATCTGTTTCGTATTGGCGGTACAAGAAAATTTTTTGTAGAAGCAAAGAAGCCAAGCGTTAAACTTGCTGATGAAACTTATCCAGCTTATCAACTAAGACGATATGCATGGACGGCAAAGCTTCCTCTCAGCATCTTAACTGACTTCGAAGAGTTAGCTGTTTACGACTGTCGAATCAAACCAAATAAAAACGATAAGCCGTCTGTTGCGCGGGTGAACTATTACACATATAAAAATTATATCGAAAAGTGGGAAGAGATTACCTCAGTATTTTCAAAAGATTCAATTCTAAAAGGTTCTTTCGATAAATATGCTGAGATCAACAAAGCTAAAAGAGGAACTGCTGAAGTTGACGACGCATTCTTAAAAGAAATTGAGCATTGGCGTGAAATTCTTGCGAAGAACATCGCAATCCGAAATCCAAAACTTACAAACCGAGAACTTAATTATGCAGTTCAAAAAACTATCGATAGAATAATCTTCCTCCGCATTTGTGAAGATAGAGGGATTGAGGAATACGGTCAACTAATGTCTTTTCAAAATGGGGTTAACGTTTATGCACGACTGATGCAAATCTTCAATCGTGCCGATGAAAAGTATAACAGTGGACTTTTTCATTTTGAAGAAGAGAAAGGAATAAATGAACCTCCAGATTCAATCACTCGCAATCTTAAAATTGACGATAAAGTTCTTAAAGACATTATTAAGAATTTATATTATCCAGAAAGTCCTTATGAATTCTCTGTTCTGCCGGCTGATATTCTTGGTCACGTATATGAGCAATTTCTCGGGAAAGTAATTCGACTTACTCCATCGCATCAAGCAAAAATCGATGAA from Ignavibacteria bacterium encodes:
- a CDS encoding restriction endonuclease subunit M, with translation MNSQIIELVERFDRNIESYKSGQYNETQVRREFIDPFFEALGWDVSNKAGYAEAYKDVVHEYSQKTADTTEAPDYLFRIGGTRKFFVEAKKPSVKLADETYPAYQLRRYAWTAKLPLSILTDFEELAVYDCRIKPNKNDKPSVARVNYYTYKNYIEKWEEITSVFSKDSILKGSFDKYAEINKAKRGTAEVDDAFLKEIEHWREILAKNIAIRNPKLTNRELNYAVQKTIDRIIFLRICEDRGIEEYGQLMSFQNGVNVYARLMQIFNRADEKYNSGLFHFEEEKGINEPPDSITRNLKIDDKVLKDIIKNLYYPESPYEFSVLPADILGHVYEQFLGKVIRLTPSHQAKIDEKPEVKKAGGVYYTPTYIVDYIVKNTVGKLIEDKTPNQVAKLRILDPACGSGSFLLGAYQFLLDWHFNYYVERISNSLNNKKIKDSPIYQAHNGGWKLTTVERKRILLNNIYGVDIDPQAVEVTKLSLLLKVLEGETDETLASQMRFFHERALPDLSNNIKCGNSLIGPDFYEQTQLLFVDDEERIRINVFDWSTEFKNIMQEGGFDCV